In Labeo rohita strain BAU-BD-2019 chromosome 8, IGBB_LRoh.1.0, whole genome shotgun sequence, the genomic window CTCAGTAGCATTTACATTTTGCTTGTGGGCTTTACTAATTGCTTCATTTTCAGAGTTTCTTGGTCATCATCTGACTTCAGCTTGGAGGGAGATTACTTATTGGGTGGCCTTTTCATGTTACATGAAATTCAATATGAAACAACCCTGTTTTCCGCAGAGACCACTGAATGTTCCAGGTAAGTAAGGACCTTCCTCAAAGTCACATTTTTGAACTGAATATTCAATTACATGCTATTAACTTCTTCACTGATGTTTTCAAGGCACAGTTCCTCAAAATCTGGTTATCAGATGTTGCAAGTAATGAGGTTTGCTGTTGAGGAGATTAATAACTCCACCACTCTTCTGCCCAATGTTTCTCTGGGCTATGAAATTTTTGATCATTGTTCTAATACAAAGAATTTAAACTCAGTCTTACATTTTATGTCAAAGAATGGCTCAGTAAAACCTAAAGAAAAACTCAACAACTATCAGCCTAAAGTGATTGCTTTAACAGGGCCATATGGAAGCACAAGAACTATGACTATTGCCACTGACACAATGGACCTGATTCCAATGGTAAGCTCTTTCTTTTTATAAACCAATGGTAAATTATGTTTCTTTATAAAGTTcctacattttgttttgttgctacTATATGAgtgttttcttctctttcaaagGTGAATTATGGAGCTGCTAGCTATGTGTTAAGCAATAAACTCCATTATCCTTCTTTTGTAAGAACAATTCCTAGCAACAAAGATCTGATAGAGATGATTATTCACATCATACAATGGTTTGGATGGAACTGGGTTGCTTTTCTTGGTAGCCAAGATGATTACAGTTTAGATGGACTGAAGCTGTTTAACAAGTATATAAACAATACTGGCATTTGTTTGGCCTATCAAGAGGGTCTGAGTCTAAATGCAAACTACAGTCAAACACTTAAAAAGATTGATAAGCTCAACATCAATGtcattgttatttttgctttgaCACCGTGTGCAAGCAAAATGATCAAAGCAGCCATAGCGAACAACATCCAAGACAAAGTATGGATTGCAAGTAATTCATGGTCTATGAATCAACAGATTCCAAGAGAGCCAGGAATTGAGAAAATTGGCACAATCATTGGCATTACGGAGAGACTGCTGTCATTGCCAGGATTTAATGAATTCATCTATAAAGCCAGAGGAGCAATGGATGCTGGCCATAACGTTAGTGCTGCAGGTGACGTCCAGAGTAAGAGCAAGACATGTAATCAAGTTTGTGATTACTGCTCATTGCTGACCACAGAGGAGATTATAAATGAAAATCCCACATTCTCCTTTGCCATCTATTCTGCCATATATACCATAGCTCATGCCTTACATAAGGTTCTGCAGTGTGACATGAATGAATGTTCCAAAAACATAAAGGCCAAGCCATACATGGTAAGCAAAGTGAATcattatttcaaatacatgtttGAAGTAGTTagatattacaataatttgactaaagaataaaacaaaagtaatgttaattttgatataatgatatacttttattattactattattatttgaacACACTTCACACAGCTTCTGGGAGAGATAAAGAAGTTGGATTTTCGACTCAGTGGCCGTCAGGTGAAATACGATGATAATTATGATCCAACCATCAGTTATGCAGTTGTGCTCTGGCACACTGATGTGAATCCTCCACAGTTTGAGATTGTAGGCAGATATGATAAGCTTTCAGAAATTACTTTTACCATCGACAGCTCTCTCCTGCCCTGGCATAACAATTCTGTAAGTCTTATTTGATAGTTTTGCTTTACTGCTTTTCTCAGTCTTTTTCCAAATGAAACATTAATTAACAGAATTCTACTTTAGCAAAGCAATTCagtttatcatcattattaatgaataattaggTCTGCTGTGGAGTAGATTAAAATCTCCACAGTGTTTCTCTGGGCTGTGAAATGTTTGACCAGTCTTGAATTTTTATCTGCTTAAGTTTTATATACTAATCCATGCAACAGATATCAATTTATctctttttatgcatttatagcAGATTCCAtttgaataaagtttttaaaagcaggatCTAAGAAATCTTTGTGCATTTAaagtaattatgtaatttgtattatataaatcaCAGTTAGTTTATGGACATTGCATTCATTTCCCTTCCAAAGTAGAATTTTGATGTAGCATGATGAAGTAGATGCTATGGGGAATATCATCAGCATGACCACCGTGTAAAGCATCTGTAGACACATGCCAGTAATCACTGATGGACGGTAGTTCATAACGTCACAAGCAGAGAGCCCATAAAAAGGCACCTGCAACACACCtcattaacttattttgtctttaagAGCAACTTGTTTATGTACCCAGACAGCAGACGTACAAGATGTATGTTAAAGATTGCTTGATCTGGAAAGATTGCATCTGCTGTATACAAAcgtctgacagacgtctgtaagatgtcagttttacatacatcctaaatcataaacatcttaaagacatctaatagacgtctatttgacatctgatacgAAACATCTTATAGACGTAttacagatgagcaaacactctaaaaaatatgtcttccagatgtaaatgcagatatcaaatagacgtctccatgatgtatgtgtgctatcagggtaacGGTTTAAGATAAAAGCTGGGTGCACTCATTGGgactcattcatgaaacttgtgtaaatatatgagtaaattcaaaataatttgcGTGTAAAACAGAAAATTCTCATGTGTTAAACttgtatgttaatgaattccaatAATTCGTCAATAGGGCGCTCGTGCACGctcattcacaattagcataatcccTGCCTATGGATTACAGATTGCGTGTCCAGGAGTGCAGTTGAATATTCTGGTCTGCTTTCTCAGATTTGGctccagtatattgcataaatgcaaaagaGACTAATAGGCCATATccctaacaataaatattcaagaATGTGTGTCCACCAAACAGTTTTAGCCAGCTGAAAAAATGTCAGACACtccagctggtggcgcttgaAAATGCTTTGGTGGCATGCAGCTTTTTTCCATCTGAGACGCTTTAGTTGCTATGATCTGGAAACACCCATGGCGGCAACATATTGCTAGTATCATTGaaagaattttactaaatatatacGGCTGGGTAAATAGTGACAGTGACAAGTGCAGTGTTTTACAGttatcaacaaaaaaaaagagatcaagggcaaattaatttgtaattattatggcAGTGCATCAAAATTCAATGTCATCAGTTTGTCAAAAAGAACATAGAACTTTTTGTTCACTTTTTACGCATCATTTACATGCGGTAGGAAGCAGGTGTACTTTTCTTTGTAGCATTTTATAGTTTAACCACTCACTATAGTGAGTTCTGGAGAAAGGCCTAGTTGCCCAGCCAATGAGTTTGATCctttacctttaaatggctggttggcATTCACTCAAGCCTTTCACAGCAGCGCGCTttgagttcctctgaaacccaccaccttccccagctccacctgtatagatctgctacaggttaTTTTGTATGCTATTGTGCAGCAGcaatatgtcttaaatactcacagcactgtATCACCATATGCTTtagcagtagcaagttcctgtacttgcttgcacaactacagcaataaccaacagcagcagaaattgagcagcagcgtagcagatctattccaccaagaccaaatacattaacattgtcatatccattaccatgatAAAATCTTCCAAGAGTTGTCATGGAAGCAGTGCATTTACTCAAGCATTTACTAATTTACTCTCCGCTACTTAATC contains:
- the LOC127169869 gene encoding taste receptor type 1 member 2, which produces MFSRHSSSKSGYQMLQVMRFAVEEINNSTTLLPNVSLGYEIFDHCSNTKNLNSVLHFMSKNGSVKPKEKLNNYQPKVIALTGPYGSTRTMTIATDTMDLIPMVNYGAASYVLSNKLHYPSFVRTIPSNKDLIEMIIHIIQWFGWNWVAFLGSQDDYSLDGLKLFNKYINNTGICLAYQEGLSLNANYSQTLKKIDKLNINVIVIFALTPCASKMIKAAIANNIQDKVWIASNSWSMNQQIPREPGIEKIGTIIGITERLLSLPGFNEFIYKARGAMDAGHNVSAAGDVQSKSKTCNQVCDYCSLLTTEEIINENPTFSFAIYSAIYTIAHALHKVLQCDMNECSKNIKAKPYMLLGEIKKLDFRLSGRQVKYDDNYDPTISYAVVLWHTDVNPPQFEIVGRYDKLSEITFTIDSSLLPWHNNSVPFSNCSVECKAGYSRQPEGFHSCCFTCKKCPRNSYVDFSRDPYTCLPCAESEWSDEGSATCKTRSVVYPQFTEIPSIIVMVSAACLIILLIAVFCIFAYNYDTPVVKSAGGSMCFLMLTSLILSSISAFFFFGKPTFVFCLLRNAIFSFFFTVCISCLTVRSFQIVCVFKMAAQFPKVHSLWVKHNGQWLFIALVSSWISYHSFPFHSDGDR